The window CTTCTCGAGCTCGCGGGCCTGGGCCTGCAGGCTCGGCGCGGCGCTAGACGCGGGGAGGATGTTTCCTGTATTCGCGAATGGTCAGTTCGGTCTATGTTTGTTTCCGTAGAGAAAATAATGTAGAACGGTGAACATACGCCCGATCAGCTCGTCGCGATCCGGTCGCTTCTCGAGATTCCGCTTCAGGCTGTCCGAGGCGCGCTGGCGGTCCAGGTCCTGGCGTGTGGCTTGGAGGGATCTGCGCGGAGCGGGGAGGATTAGTACCTATCCATTCACGCGAAGCGTAAGACGGAACCCGTACGGCGCGACTTTGGTGTCGAGCAGGATATGGCGGTCCTGAAGGTCCTGCTTGTCCGGACGGGTCTGTAGGTGCTTCTCGAGCGAGTTCCGGCGCTCcgaggaggcggcggtgaGGGGGGTGTCGTCGATATTGGACATGGTGAGTGGACTGTGAGAAATATTTATGGGGTAGTGAGTTGAGTGATGCCGAGgaatggaaagaagaagagaagagagagaaggagaagaaggagaagagaaagagaaaggacGACCGGTCCAGTAGTGACGTGGTATTCTGCGGGGAAACCTTGTCATGCTTTAAGTATAGTAGCACGATACTATATATAGCACAATGTAGTATACATGATACAGGACAGGAGAGGAACTACATAGTATAGGTAGATACCACTAGAACACCGTCCCCTTTACCTGCGCCACTTTCTTCAAGTCGATGTTGCGGATCAGCAGCATCCATACAAACGCCAGCCCAATAATCCCCGTGCCCACTGCCAGCATCCGGGTCTGCGAATACGCATACGCTTCCTGGATTGCGATCCGCGTCGGACTTCCCATCGGATATTTCACCTGCTCGGGCACCTTCTCATAGATGATCGCCAGACGTGGCAGCGCAGACGCAGGGAGATACCGCTTCAGAGCCTTTTCGAAGGTGTTGCTCCAGATGGCACCGCAGATCGTCACACCCGCCGAACCGCCAACGGTGCCCACCACATTCAGCAACGCCAGCACGGCCGCCACATGCTGATGGTCGACGGCGGCCAAGATGGCAATTTGTTGCACGATGATAAAGACACTGCCACCGATCGAAATGAAGATTTGGCACATGACAATATACCCGATAGACTGATCCGGGCGCCGGAAGTAGATCATCAACCCCTGCGCTAGGACGTAGAGCGGAACGGCGACGTACAGCGTCCACTTGAATCGCCCAGTGGATCGGATCACCGCACCGACGCCCAGTAGCAGAACACCAGAAACCACGTCAAACGTGTTGTTGACATATccggcctcggcgatggAGAGATTGTTGACGACGCGCAGGAAGGAGGTGAAGTAGTTTTCCCAACAGTAGTACGAGACCTGGTAGGTCGCATCGAGGAGACAGGCACCAATGACGGTCCGGTTGCTCAATAAGACGAGGTTGAACATGGGCACGGGCGCCAGGAACGTCTCGTATGCTGCAAAGACCCAGAGCATCACGAATCCAACCACCAGCATCGCGATGATATAACCCGTCGCCCAGCCGTCCGGGGCTGCGGAAGCGATATCAAACGGAAGGAAAAACACGGTGAGGCCGGCAGAGAATAGGAAGACGCCCGGTACTGCTCCCAATCAGTATTTTGCTCGCCATGAGAGCCATAGTACTCACAGTCAAACTCCATGGTATAGTACCAGATGCTCTGAAGAATGGTCCGACCGCTCTTTTCCTTAACCAAAACACCCTCTTTTTGAGCTTTGCGAACGTTGAGCTTGAGCACAAAGTACAGAGGGGCTGCGACGATCGGAAAGATGATCGCAAAACATCCAAACGCCCATCGCCAGCTGATCTGGTAGTAAAAATTTTCGGATGCCTTGGCTCCCGCGAATGCCGTGATGATATAGGGCGAAGACGTGAAAGCGTAGGCCAAGCCTCGATTCTTCAGTCGGGACACATCTGCCGTGACCACATCCACGCAGTATGTCATACCGGAAAATCCCAGTGTCCAGAAGACCTAGTAGCTCACCCGTTAGCATTCGCAATGACGAACCTTGCGTGATTGGGCTGGCAGTCTTACATATGCAGCACAGAAAGTCGCCAGATTATTGCAGACCGCCATGAGAATTAATCCCAAAGTAGCGACAGTTGCCATGAACATAAAGCCTTCCGCTCGGCCCCAGACATCCATGATTTTGGCTAACGGGATGTAACATGCCGCGCTGACGGAATCTGCAACGATATAAATAACGTTTATCAGCGAGTGAGATGCGAAATCACTCGTGACATAAGGAATCAAGTTGGAACAGATCGAGCTTTGGAATGCATTGACAAAGTAAAGGAGCCAGATGCTGTTCAAAACGAACGAACGATGTCAGTTACAGCATCACACAGGAGAGAGGGCCAGTGAgaagaaacacaaagaaCATACTTGATGAAGACCGCAAGCAGCATAGGCTTCGACCATGTCAGGGTCATTGCTTCAACATCCCGAACTCCGCCTTGCAGATCTTCACTCGGAAGATCTGTCTGgagctcgtcctcgccggTGTTGACCGCGGCATCATCGGTAACGGGGTCTCTCTTGCTTTCTTCAACTGCAGTTATGGTATCTGAATTGTCGGTTTTCGTCCGATGGAACGCCCTTCGGAAGATGGGAAGGACTGCCATTGTGATTGAATAAGACAGAGGACTAGAATAGAGGAGACccggaaaaaaaaagagtgaggagtgggagggagaTCTTTGCCCTTATAGAACGAAATCCCTCCACCAGAATCCCCGAAGTCGGATGCTAAGCGGCCCGTAAGTCAACAAAACAGTCGTGCGAGCGTGACCTCGCACCTTCATTCGTCCAGAGACACAAGGCCTGAAAAATTCGGCCCCCTCTAACGACCCACCGAGACAGCTAGTAGTTTGGATCTATCTAATCAGATCATCTTATCTAGCATGAGCTATACTAGACAGAGTAAGGTTGGTATGCAGATTACGTGGTTCAGTCCTACTAGCCCCGCTTGCTTCCTCTGTCTAAGGGAAATGAATTATGGAACCTGGATCGAAGGAcgtttttttttgtctcgGTTCCCGCGCCAATTCCCACGACAGCAGAGCCAAGCAAAGTCGTCGTGAGCCAACTCGGTACTCTACCGCAAAGAACTCTCAGCCGAAAGCCAATGGATCTACTCGGAATCTCTCGGTGCCGAGTACGCTAACTAGTTCTAGTACCATCCATCGTGGATATTACCGCATTCATCCAAAATGTGGTGTGTGGATCTCATCTGATAAGAATGAATCGTCTCCACAGAGCAATAATTATTGGTACGATTTCCGCCACTAAGCCAAAAAATGCCCCATGCTGCAGGAGAATTTGTTTATTTTTTTCCCTTCGGGACAAACCGCCGCCGGTCGCCTCTGCAAGTCTCGGATACACGCCAGTTCAGTGGTCCTTTTTCTCCACATACGCCAATTGAGAGCATCGAAAGGATCAGATTAGAGGTCATTTACGTAATGTCCGAAACATGGACGGCGAGCCACTAAACCCAGAAACAGCTCATTGGACGCACATGGACACGTCCAAATCAAGCAAGGGTGTCAAGAACACTTAGACAGAAACTAGTTAGAACACTGTTATGCTGATCTACAGGTAGAGATCCGTCTGCACAAACCGGAAAAGCAGCCGAACAGTTTCAGAACTAGTTGTAGCATACGTCCAAACTTGATTGTTCATTCTTGGTTAACTGGGACTTTTGCTTGGCTTCTCAGAGTGGATACGAATGAGCGACGTCAGCCAGACCGTTTCCGACATGAGCCAAGCAGGGCTCTCGGCTTCGGTACTCGCAACCTGACATGGCAAAAGAGAGGACCAGTCAGGTAGGGCTGCGGGGCCAGCTTCCTTGTAAGCGAACACAAACACATATCCATGACCCTTGGCGAAACGGTGTATGTAGATGCTCGGGATCACCCGACACTTTAGGGGCATAGACCGCGCACGATTTTTATGTACTCGCTGCAAGCACAGcttggatgatttggaaCAGGTAATAGAATCTTTTCAGTTAATTATTAAAGCATTTATATGCTTTCAGAATTCTAGATGCTCTGCGATGTACTGCAGTAGTTCATTTGGCAAATGAAGTAGCATCTCAAAGGTTGTCGCTTCCCGACAAGTGGGCACGAAAGGTAGCATGTGTATAGCATTCACGGTCTCGCCATCTCACCAACGTCATGTAAAATACAAGGTCTATTCTGGGAAGCGGAGGATCTACTTTTagcgaattcctgggtactCCCAGCTACACGTCCTCCATTGTCTTTTTCCAATGACTTTGCGGATGTTGGCCTGACAGCCGAGGCATCATCCCGGCTAAACTCTTCTCATCTCGGCACTGGCTCGGCACTCATGGCTGGCTGTAGCTCTTGCTGCGCTTGTATACTCTTGGACGAATGTATGCCCCCGGCAGAATAGCAAATCCGTCCTCTGCCTTCCATTTCTAGCACAACC of the Penicillium psychrofluorescens genome assembly, chromosome: 1 genome contains:
- a CDS encoding uncharacterized protein (ID:PFLUO_000082-T1.cds;~source:funannotate) is translated as MSNIDDTPLTAASSERRNSLEKHLQTRPDKQDLQDRHILLDTKVAPSLQATRQDLDRQRASDSLKRNLEKRPDRDELIGRNILPASSAAPSLQAQARELEKNMLADSLEHKIQNRPQPEDLISQGILSTEENPRSA
- a CDS encoding uncharacterized protein (ID:PFLUO_000083-T1.cds;~source:funannotate), yielding MAVLPIFRRAFHRTKTDNSDTITAVEESKRDPVTDDAAVNTGEDELQTDLPSEDLQGGVRDVEAMTLTWSKPMLLAVFINIWLLYFVNAFQSSICSNLIPYVTSDFASHSLINVIYIVADSVSAACYIPLAKIMDVWGRAEGFMFMATVATLGLILMAVCNNLATFCAAYVFWTLGFSGMTYCVDVVTADVSRLKNRGLAYAFTSSPYIITAFAGAKASENFYYQISWRWAFGCFAIIFPIVAAPLYFVLKLNVRKAQKEGVLVKEKSGRTILQSIWYYTMEFDLPGVFLFSAGLTVFFLPFDIASAAPDGWATGYIIAMLVVGFVMLWVFAAYETFLAPVPMFNLVLLSNRTVIGACLLDATYQVSYYCWENYFTSFLRVVNNLSIAEAGYVNNTFDVVSGVLLLGVGAVIRSTGRFKWTLYVAVPLYVLAQGLMIYFRRPDQSIGYIVMCQIFISIGGSVFIIVQQIAILAAVDHQHVAAVLALLNVVGTVGGSAGVTICGAIWSNTFEKALKRYLPASALPRLAIIYEKVPEQVKYPMGSPTRIAIQEAYAYSQTRMLAVGTGIIGLAFVWMLLIRNIDLKKVAQVKGTVF